The following is a genomic window from Clostridium fungisolvens.
TTGATTACCTCTTGAAAGGATTCTTTATGCTTGTCTTTTTTCTTTTTTTGATTCTTGTCTCTATATTTATAGCTATCACTTTGAGTTTCAATCTTTATTCCATCCTTAGAGTGTACCTTACCATCCCTAGTTTGTTCTTCAAGCTTATGTCTCAGGTCGGTATCTATCTTGTTTAATTTAAATTCCATATAGATTCCTCCTGTTCCTATATTTACTCAAAATATCTATACTTTTTTATCAAACATAACTCCAACCAACTCACACATCTTAGCAACAATGTCCAAGATTTTTTTTGGAGGCACTTCCATCAGCACCTCTTTAGTTCTGTCGTCTACAATCTTTATTATTATATCACTTTTAAATTTATCATGAACTTCATAAACAGCATGAGTATTATCACCTTCTAAAAATCTATTAAGTTTTTCAACAGCTTTCTTTATCTCACGCTCATTATTCTTATTCTTGATATCTAGACTTTTTTTATCATCCATTGCAGATGCATTAGTTGTTTCTATTGGTTTTGTTTGAC
Proteins encoded in this region:
- a CDS encoding flagellar protein FlaG — its product is MEIRGNQVTQAAIDSTSQTKPIETTNASAMDDKKSLDIKNKNNEREIKKAVEKLNRFLEGDNTHAVYEVHDKFKSDIIIKIVDDRTKEVLMEVPPKKILDIVAKMCELVGVMFDKKV